A single genomic interval of Hevea brasiliensis isolate MT/VB/25A 57/8 chromosome 4, ASM3005281v1, whole genome shotgun sequence harbors:
- the LOC110640846 gene encoding endo-1,3;1,4-beta-D-glucanase: protein MSSSQCLENPPTLNPNYGVGTVKELGGLKTYVTGPPDSKLSILLANDAFGFEAPNLRKLADKVAAAGFLVVVPDFLYGDPAEPSNPQFDLDTWMKNHDTVKGCEDAKKVIAALKSRGISAIGAAGFCWGGMVVVKLASCDDIQAAVILHPGPITVDEIKAVNVPTAILGAEFDSIYSAEKLKQLGEILATKDEIQSYVKIFPGVAHGWTMKYNDEDDSAVKIAEEAHLDMLNWFTKHVK, encoded by the exons ATGTCGAGCTCTCAATGCTTGGAGAATCCACCAACCCTGAACCCAAACTATGGGGTCGGTACAGTTAAGGAACTGGGTGGCCTCAAGACTTATGTCACTGGTCCTCCTGATTCCAAGCTTTCCATCCTTCTAGCTAACGACGCTTTTG GGTTTGAAGCACCAAATTTAAG GAAGCTTGCAGACAAAGTTGCAGCAGCTGGATTCCTTGTAGTGGTTCCTGATTTTCTCTATGGAGATCCGGCTGAACCAAGTAATCCTCAATTTGATCTAGACACCTGGATGAAAAATCATGACACA GTTAAAGGATGTGAAGATGCCAAAAAAGTCATTGCTGCACTTAAAAGCAGAGGCATTTCTGCAATAGGGGCTGCAGGTTTTTGCTGGGGCG GAATGGTGGTAGTGAAACTAGCGAGTTGTGATGATATTCAGGCTGCAGTGATATTGCATCCTGGTCCGATTACAGTTGATGAAATCAAAG ctgTTAACGTTCCAACTGCTATATTGGGTGCTGAATTTGATAGTATTTACTCAGCTGAAAAACTGAAACAGTTAGGAGAAATTTTAGCAACAAAAGACGAG ATTCAGAGTTATGTAAAGATATTCCCTGGTGTTGCTCATGGATGGACAATGAAGTATAATGATGAGGATGATTCAGCTGTCAAGATTGCTGAAGAAGCTCATTTAGACATGTTGAATTGGTTCACTAAGCATGTCAAATGA
- the LOC110640845 gene encoding ribonucleoside-diphosphate reductase small chain A has product MGSLRNGTETERCREDEEQEEPILKEQNQRFCMFPIRYKQLWEMYKKAEASFWTAEEVDLSQDVQQWEALSVPEKHFISHVLAFFAASDGIVLENLAARFLSDVQIPEARAFYGFQIAMENIHSEMYSLLLETYIKDSREKHRLFNAIESIPCVARKAKWALDWIHSSSLFAERLVAFACVEGIFFSGSFCSIFWLKKRGLMPGLTFSNELISRDEGLHCDFACLLYSLLQKQLQRQKVEQIIDEAVEIETEFVCDALPCALIGMNSTLMSQYIKFVADRLLVALGCQRKYNVENPFDWMEFISLQGKANFFERRVGDYQKASVMSSLQDGGKNFIFKMDEDF; this is encoded by the exons ATGGGTTCTCTAAGAAATGGAACAGAGACAGAAAGATGCAGAGAAGACGAAGAACAAGAGGAGCCAATACTAAAGGAACAGAACCAGAGATTTTGTATGTTTCCCATCAGATATAAGCAACTTTGGGAGATGTACAAGAAGGCtgaggccagtttttggaccg CTGAAGAGGTTGATCTCTCCCAGGATGTGCAGCAATGGGAAGCTCTGTCTGTTCCAGAGAAACACTTTATCAGCCACGTATTGGCATTTTTTGCTGCATCTGATGGGATTGTTTTGGAGAACCTAGCGGCAAGATTTCTAAGTGATGTTCAAATTCCAGAG GCCCGAGCATTCTATGGATTTCAAATTGCAATGGAGAATATTCATTCTG AGATGTACAGCTTGCTTTTAGAGACGTACATCAAGGATTCAAGGGAGAAGCATAGGTTGTTTAATGCTATTGAAAGCATTCCTTGTGTGGCGAGGAAGGCAAAATGGGCATTGGACTGGATTCATAG TTCCTCGCTGTTTGCAGAGAGACTTGTTGCTTTTGCTTGTGTTGAAGGAATCTTTTTCTCAGGAAG TTTCTGTTCCATTTTCTGGCTTAAGAAAAGGGGCTTGATGCCAGGTTTGACATTCTCAAATGAGCTAATATCCAGAGATGAAGGCTTGCATTGTGACTTTGCTTGCCTTCTATATAG CTTGTTGCAGAAGCAACTTCAAAGGCAAAAGGTTGAGCAAATTATTGATGAAGCAGTGGAAATTGAAACTGAGTTTGTGTGTGATGCCCTCCCATGTGCATTGATTGGCATGAACTCGACACTTATGAGCCAGTATATAAAGTTTGTTGCTGACCGTCTTTTG GTTGCTTTAGGTTGTCAGAGAAAGTACAATGTGGAAAACCCCTTTGATTGGATGGAATTTATATCTTTGCA AGGGAAAGCAAATTTTTTTGAGAGAAGGGTAGGAGATTATCAGAAGGCATCTGTTATGTCGAGCCTTCAAGATGGTGGGAAAAACTTCATCTTTAAAATGGATGAAGACTTTTAG
- the LOC110640844 gene encoding mediator of RNA polymerase II transcription subunit 33A — MAVSIENSVWDCVIQITKVAQEKGSDPLLWALQLPSNLSSNGILLPSPELAEVLVSYICWDNNVPILWKFLEKALVLKILPPLMVLALLSDRVIPCRRSQPAAYRLFMELLKRHAFSLKSQTNAPHYLKVMKSIDAVLHLSQNFGLQASDPGILMVEFIYSIVWLLLDASLDDEGLLELTPEKKSGWATKLQEMEIDGHENYDEKRAEHHEKLQKLNTEMAIEIIGLFLKNKLTSRILYLARQNLPTHWVRFIQRLRLLGANSSALRNSKTLTSEDLLQLTSENHLVLTQESKTSSLQKFHAVMGLGSLVSSAGLCHGASRSAFWLPLDLALEDAMDGYQVNATSAIEIITGLTKTLQAINSTTWHDTFLGLWIAALRLVQRERDPIEGPIPRLDTCLCILLSIIPLVVADLIEEEENVPVDESDWGSTNQWKDKKVPGKCHNDLVSSLQLLGDYQGLLSPPQSVVSAANQAAAKAMLFISGINVGSANFECINMNDMPINCSGNMRHLIIEACIARHLLDTSAYFWPGYVNGCINQITHSVPAQVPGWSSLMKGAPLTPVMISALVSIPASSLAELEKVYELAVHGLDDEKISAATILCGASLLRGWNIQEHAVHFITRLLSPSVPVDYSGIDSHLISYAPILNVLIVGLASVDCVQIFSLHGLVPQLACSLMPICEVFGSCVPDVSWNLPTGEEISAHAVFSNAFALLLKLWRFNHPPLEHGVGDVPTVGSQLTPEYLLSVRNSHLVSSGNAHKDRNKRRLSAVATSASLQPIFMDSFPKLKVWYRQHKKCIASTLSGLVSGTPVHQIVNVLLNMMFRNINKGSQSQSLTITSGSSCSSGSVNKDSSLRPKLPAWDILEAVPFVVDAALTACAHGRLSPRELATGLKDLADFLPASLATIVSYFSAEVSRGVWKPVYMNGTDWPSPAANLSNVEEKIKKILAATGVDIPSLAAGSSPDTLPLPLAAFVSLTITYKIDKTSERFLNLAGPALESLAAGCPWPCMPIVASLWTQKAKRWFDFLVFSASRTVFLNNSDAVFQLLKSCFTATLGVGPTAISSNGGVGALLGHGFGSHFHGGISPVAPGILYLRVHRSIREIVFITEEIISLILHSVREIACSGLAREKSQNLKRTKNGLRCGQVSLTAAMTWVKLAASLGASLVWLSGGVGLVQSLFKETLPSWFIAVHMCDQEEGPEGMVAMLQGYALAYFAVLCGTFAWGVDSSSSASKWRPKVLAAHMEFLASALDGRISLGCDWATWSSYITGFVSLMVGCTPSWVLEVDADVLKRLSKGLRQWKEEELALALLGIGGVETMGAAAELIIEEQ; from the exons ATGGCCGTTTCCATTGAAAACAGCGTCTGGGATTGTGTTATACAGATAACCAAGGTGGCCCAAGAAAAGGGCAGTGATCCTTTGCTCTGGGCTCTGCAGTTGCCATCAAATTTAAGCTCCAATGGAATCCTTTTACCCTCTCCGGAGCTCGCAGAGGTGTTGGTGTCTTACATTTGTTGGGATAATAATGTGCCCATTCTCTGGAAGTTTCTGGAGAAGGCCTTGGTGTTGAAGATTTTGCCTCCTTTGATGGTTCTTGCTCTTCTTTCTGACAG GGTCATACCATGTCGGCGTTCCCAACCGGCGGCGTATAGGCTTTTTATGGAACTTCTTAAGAGACATGCATTTTCGCTGAAAAGTCAAACTAATGCTCCACATTATTTAAA GGTCATGAAATCGATAGATGCTGTTCTCCATTTATCCCAGAATTTTGGTCTGCAAGCTAGTGATCCTGGGATTCTCATGGTTGAGTTTATCTATTCAATTGTGTGGCTGTTGTTAGATGCATCATTGGATGATGAAGGGTTGCTGGAACTTACCCCAGAGAAGAAGTCCGGATGGGCAACAAAACTTCAAGAAATGGAAATAGATGGTCATGAAAATTATGATGAGAAGAGGGCTGAACATCatgagaaattacaaaaactaaataCAGAAATGGCTATTGAGATAATTGGTCTAtttctaaaaaataaattgaCTTCAAGGATTCTTTATTTGGCGCGACAGAATTT GCCCACACATTGGGTAAGATTCATTCAACGATTACGACTTCTTGGAGCAAATTCATCAGCATTAAGAAATTCAAAAACTTTAACTTCTGAGGATCTTCTGCAGTTGACTTCAGAAAATCATTTAGTATTGACTCAAGAATCAAAAACAAGCTCACTACAAAAGTTTCATGCAGTTATGGGTTTAGGATCTTTAGTGTCTTCTGCAGGTCTTTGTCATGGAGCTAGTCGTTCTGCTTTTTGGCTTCCTCTTGATCTTGCGTTAGAAGATGCCATGGATGGGTATCAGGTTAATGCAACAAGTGCCATTGAAATCATAACTG GTTTAACTAAAACCCTTCAAGCAATAAACAGCACCACATGGCATGACACCTTTTTAGGTCTTTGGATTGCCGCTCTCCGTCTCGTTCAAAGG GAAAGGGATCCTATTGAGGGCCCTATTCCTCGCCTGGACACTTGCTTATGCATATTACTATCCATCATACCTCTTGTGGTTGCTGATCTTATTGAGGAAGAGGAAAATGTGCCTGTTGATGAATCAGATTGGGGTTCCACAAATCAATGGAAGGATAAAAAGGTTCCTGGAAAGTGCCACAATGATTTGGTCTCCAGCTTACAGTTACTGGGTGATTACCAAGGCTTGCTGAGTCCACCTCAATCTGTTGTTTCAGCAGCCAACCAAGCTGCTGCGAAAGCCATGTTGTTCATTTCAGGAATCAATGTTGGGAGTGCAAACTTCGAGTGTATCAACATGAATGACATGCCAATCAATTGTT CTGGAAACATGCGCCATCTGATCATTGAAGCTTGTATTGCCAGACATCTATTGGACACATCAGCGTATTTCTGGCCAGGGTATGTGAATGGATGCATCAACCAGATAACTCATAGTGTGCCAGCCCAGGTGCCTGGTTGGTCATCCCTCATGAAGGGGGCCCCACTTACCCCAGTAATGATCAGTGCCCTGGTTTCAATTCCTGCCTCAAG TTTAGCAGAGCTTGAGAAAGTATATGAGCTTGCTGTCCACGGGTTGGATGATGAGAAGATATCTGCTGCTACAATTCTTTGTGGGGCTTCTCTTCTTCGTGGTTGGAACATACAG GAACATGCTGTTCATTTCATTACTAGATTATTGTCTCCTTCAGTTCCTGTGGATTATTCTGGGATTGACAGCCATTTGATAAGCTATGCTCCAATCCTCAATGTTCTTATCGTTGGACTAGCTTCTGTTGATTGTGTTCAGATATTCTCACTACATGGCTTG GTTCCGCAACTTGCATGCTCATTGATGCCAATATGTGAGGTTTTTGGGTCGTGTGTGCCAGATGTCTCTTGGAATCTGCCCACAGGGGAAGAAATCTCTGCCCATGCTGTGTTTTCAAATGCATTTGCCCTTCTTTTGAAGCTATGGAGGTTTAATCATCCTCCTCTTGAACATGGAGTCGGAGATGTACCCACAGTGGGATCCCAGCTAACTCCAGAATACCTCCTATCAGTCCGAAACTCCCACTTAGTCTCTTCTGGAAATGCCCACAAGGATCGAAACAAAAGGAGACTCTCTGCAGTTGCAACTTCAGCATCTCTACAACCAATATTTATGGACTCATTTCCAAAATTGAAAGTCTGGTATCGGCAGCATAAAAAATGCATAGCTTCTACCCTCTCTGGTCTTGTTTCTGGAACTCCTGTTCATCAGATTGTCAATGTGCTTCTTAACATGATGTTCAGAAATATTAATAAAGGAAGCCAAAGCCAATCTTTAACTATTACTTCTGGAAGTAGTTGTTCATCTGGATCAGTAAATAAGGATTCTTCTCTAAGGCCTAAATTGCCTGCCTGGGATATCTTGGAGGCTGTTCCTTTTGTGGTTGATGCAGCATTGACAGCATGTGCTCATGGAAGGCTTTCTCCACGTGAATTGGCTACAG GGCTTAAAGATTTAGCTGACTTTCTTCCTGCATCTTTGGCAACCATTGTGAGCTACTTCTCAGCTGAAGTAAGTCGAGGCGTTTGGAAGCCAGTATATATGAATGGTACAGATTGGCCAAGTCCTGCAGCAAATTTGTCCAATGTTGAGGAAAAGATCAAGAAAATCTTGGCTGCTACCGGTGTTGATATCCCAAGCCTTGCTGCAG GGAGCTCTCCAGACACACTTCCTTTGCCTCTGGCTGCTTTTGTGAGCCTcaccataacttataaaattgaCAAAACCTCAGAACGATTTCTCAATTTGGCTGGTCCAGCACTGGAGTCGCTTGCAGCAGGTTGCCCTTGGCCTTGCATGCCAATTGTGGCTTCATTATGGACCCAAAAGGCAAAGCGCTGGTTTGACTTTCTTGTGTTTTCTGCATCTCGTACTGTCTTCCTCAACAACAGTGATGCAGTATTTCAGCTTCTTAAAAGCTGCTTCACTGCTACACTCGGTGTTGGTCCCACAGCTATCTCAAGCAATGGTGGTGTCGGAGCACTTCTTGGCCATGGATTTGGTTCTCATTTTCATGGTGGGATTTCTCCTGTTGCCCCTGGAATTCTTTATTTGCGTGTTCACCGATCCATTAGAGAAATTGTGTTCATTACCGAAGAAATTATCTCTCTCATATTGCATTCAGTGAGAGAAATAGCTTGCAGTGGACTTGCTAGAGAAAAATCACAGAACTTAAAGAGAACAAAGAATGGACTGAGATGTGGACAGGTTTCCCTCACTGCAGCAATGACTTGGGTGAAACTCGCTGCTTCTCTGGGAGCTTCTTTAGTATGGTTATCTGGTGGTGTAGGTTTGGTTCAGTCATTGTTCAAAGAAACTTTGCCTTCTTGGTTTATTGCTGTTCACATGTGTGACCAGGAAGAAGGACCTGAAGGGATGGTTGCCATGCTTCAGGGATATGCGCTTGCTTATTTTGCTGTACTTTGTGGAACTTTTGCTTGGGGAGTTGACTCATCATCATCAGCATCGAAGTGGCGTCCTAAAGTCCTTGCTGCACACATGGAATTTCTAGCAAGCGCACTTGATGGAAGGATATCACTTGGTTGTGACTGGGCAACTTGGAGTTCATATATTACGGGGTTTGTGAGCCTAATGGTAGGTTGCACACCTTCTTGGGTGCTGGAGGTGGATGCAGATGTTCTGAAGAGACTAAGCAAGGGGTTGAGGCAGTGGAAGGAGGAGGAGCTTGCCCTGGCTTTGCTGGGAATTGGAGGTGTTGAGACAATGGGTGCAGCCGCTGAACTGATAATTGAGGAACAATGA